The following are from one region of the Streptomyces rubrogriseus genome:
- a CDS encoding GntR family transcriptional regulator, producing the protein MTEASTPMPRGLFADDALPLYERTAARLLDDLRAAGARPGDRLPSERAMVTRYAVSRVTLRAALAQLEARGVVRPSSSRGWFVAEPGLFPETVTAPASAAPQVQGFADYAEANGLTTASKVLSATVRPATVAEAEQLRIAPGADLFDLHRLRFLDGLLVVLEHNRLPLSACPALADADFSTASLYATLRAADPPQLPRVADYSVEARHPTAREMELLEIGATMPMLVATQLTSNQDARPIELTVQVYRGDRYRFRASITNQT; encoded by the coding sequence ATGACCGAAGCGAGTACGCCGATGCCCAGGGGCCTCTTCGCCGACGACGCCCTCCCGCTGTACGAGCGCACGGCCGCGCGGCTCCTCGACGACCTGCGTGCCGCCGGCGCCCGCCCCGGTGACCGGCTGCCCTCCGAGCGGGCCATGGTCACCCGGTACGCCGTCTCGCGGGTGACACTGCGGGCCGCCCTCGCCCAGCTGGAGGCGCGAGGCGTCGTGCGGCCGTCGTCGTCGCGCGGGTGGTTCGTCGCCGAACCCGGCCTGTTCCCCGAAACGGTGACGGCGCCGGCCTCGGCCGCCCCCCAGGTCCAGGGATTCGCCGACTACGCCGAGGCCAACGGTCTGACGACGGCCAGCAAGGTGCTCTCCGCCACCGTCCGCCCGGCCACCGTGGCGGAGGCCGAGCAGCTCCGGATCGCCCCGGGCGCCGACCTCTTCGACCTCCACCGGCTGCGCTTCCTGGACGGCCTGCTGGTCGTGCTGGAGCACAACCGGCTGCCGCTGTCGGCCTGCCCGGCCCTGGCCGACGCCGACTTCAGCACCGCCTCGCTGTACGCCACCCTGCGCGCCGCCGACCCGCCGCAGCTTCCCCGGGTCGCCGACTACTCGGTCGAAGCCCGCCATCCGACGGCGCGGGAGATGGAGCTGCTCGAGATCGGGGCGACCATGCCGATGCTGGTCGCGACCCAGCTGACCTCCAACCAGGACGCCCGCCCGATCGAACTGACCGTCCAGGTCTACCGGGGGGACCGCTACCGGTTCCGGGCCTCCATCACGAACCAGACCTGA